The following nucleotide sequence is from Streptomyces leeuwenhoekii.
TCCACGCGGGGGCGACCCCGCGAGCGAAGTACCTCCCCGGCCCGTGTCTCCCCGCACGGGCTGCCCCCTCGCGCTCCGGGAGTGATCCTTTGGCCACGGCTGACACCCCATCCGCCGAACTGCACCCCACCCCCGTGCGGCCCCCTTCGGCGCCACGCGCCGTGGACCGCGCCCGCTCGGCGACCCTCATCGGCTCGGTGCAGCGCGCTATGCGCCTGCTGGAGCGCGTGGCCGGGCACGCGCACGGAGCCCCCGCCAAGCAACTGGCCCGGGAGACCGGGCTGGCCCTCCCCACGGCGTACCATCTGCTGCGCACCCTCGTCCACGAGGGCTATCTGCGCCGGGAGAAAGGGCTCTTCTTCCTCGGTGAGGCGGCCGAGCGGCTCGCCGCCGGCGGAGCCCAGCAGAAACGTCGCAGCACGGTCATCGACGCGCTCGCCTGCTGGCGGGACACCATCGGCGTACCCGTGTACTACGCCATGTACCGCGACGGCGACATCCACGTCATGTGCGTTTCCGACACCCCGGGCAACCCGGCGGTCGAGGAGTGGGCCGACTTCCGCGAGACCGGGCACGCGCACGCCATCGGGCAGTGCCTGCTGTCCCAGCTCGACGAGGAAGCCCGCCGGGACCATCTCGACCGGTATCCGGTCCAGCCGGTCACGCCTTACACGGTGGGTGACGACCACAGCCTGCTGAAGCGGCTGGAGCGCGCG
It contains:
- a CDS encoding IclR family transcriptional regulator, with the protein product MQRAMRLLERVAGHAHGAPAKQLARETGLALPTAYHLLRTLVHEGYLRREKGLFFLGEAAERLAAGGAQQKRRSTVIDALACWRDTIGVPVYYAMYRDGDIHVMCVSDTPGNPAVEEWADFRETGHAHAIGQCLLSQLDEEARRDHLDRYPVQPVTPYTVGDDHSLLKRLERARRMEPVVERQEYALGTVCAAIPITLGTTAATMAISLPAQDADRLLSAVRQLQQEVGRHLGSLAISISI